The following proteins come from a genomic window of Thiothrix unzii:
- a CDS encoding outer membrane beta-barrel protein: MKTINIMVSGILIAGLCSGHAAIAAGNSQAFSPIAPSSTAKPDNYIGGSIGTSNSDGFCTTLGNCDADGKSWKLYSGIRVNDSVLFEMGYANLGEQQGQDTNGAVSQKSTAVTATGLMTYSVNEQVELFGKAGLARWSNTYTDSTGSSKSSGNDMLVGAGANYDLGDNMGVRAEWERFKDIGSSTHKGDVDLLSVGVTFSSL, from the coding sequence ATGAAAACGATCAATATTATGGTGTCCGGCATCCTCATCGCAGGCTTATGCTCGGGCCACGCCGCAATCGCAGCAGGCAATTCCCAAGCCTTTTCACCTATCGCACCAAGCAGTACCGCAAAACCGGATAACTACATCGGTGGCAGTATCGGAACTAGCAATTCAGACGGTTTTTGCACCACTCTCGGCAACTGCGATGCGGATGGCAAAAGCTGGAAGCTGTATTCCGGCATCCGCGTCAATGACAGCGTATTGTTTGAAATGGGTTATGCCAACCTTGGCGAACAGCAAGGCCAAGATACCAACGGTGCGGTTTCACAAAAATCTACTGCCGTCACTGCTACGGGATTAATGACCTACTCCGTGAATGAGCAAGTCGAATTATTCGGCAAAGCGGGGCTGGCACGCTGGAGCAACACTTACACCGACAGCACCGGTTCCAGCAAAAGCAGCGGTAACGATATGCTGGTTGGTGCGGGCGCGAATTACGATCTCGGCGACAATATGGGCGTGCGTGCCGAGTGGGAACGTTTCAAAGACATTGGCAGTTCAACACATAAGGGCGATGTTGATTTGCTCAGTGTGGGGGTAACTTTTTCTTCGTTATAG
- the trpE gene encoding anthranilate synthase component I: MNQDIFDTYITQGYNRVPVRRTILADLDTPLSAYLKLADAPYSYLFESVQGGEKWGRYSMLGLPAQTIIKVFGLHVEVHRAHQPVESFDVADPLTWITEFQQQYNVPDIEDLPRFNGGLVGYFGYETIRYIEKKLAKGREKPDPIGTPDIVLMVSDEVVVFDNLRGELHLIVLAEANGYSQAQQRLDALERQLQEARRLYQPAPKATQVEESDFISGFTEDGFKQAVLDAKEYIKAGDIMQVVLSQRMSIPFAAPPLDLYRALRRLNPSPYMYFLNLGDFHIVGSSPEILVRLEDDVITVRPIAGTRRRGDTEQRDKELETELLNDPKELAEHLMLIDLGRNDAGRVSEIGSVKLTDKMIVERYSHVMHIVSNVTGKLLPGLDAMDVLRATFPAGTVSGAPKIRAMEIIDELEPVKRGVYSGAVGYLAWNGNMDTAIAIRTAVIKDDVLHIQAGAGIVYDSVPQSEWDETMNKGRAVFRAASAALSGLNGKHK, from the coding sequence ATGAATCAGGACATCTTTGATACCTATATCACCCAAGGCTACAACCGCGTTCCTGTCCGCCGTACCATTCTGGCAGACCTCGACACCCCGTTAAGTGCCTACCTAAAACTCGCTGATGCGCCCTATTCCTACCTGTTCGAGTCCGTACAGGGCGGGGAAAAATGGGGGCGTTATTCCATGCTCGGCCTGCCTGCGCAAACCATCATCAAGGTGTTTGGCTTGCATGTGGAAGTACATCGCGCTCATCAACCCGTGGAAAGTTTCGACGTAGCTGACCCGCTGACATGGATTACTGAATTCCAGCAGCAATACAACGTACCCGACATCGAAGACCTGCCGCGTTTTAACGGCGGGCTGGTCGGCTATTTCGGCTACGAAACTATCCGCTACATCGAGAAAAAGCTCGCTAAGGGGCGCGAAAAACCCGACCCGATTGGCACGCCCGACATCGTATTGATGGTATCGGATGAGGTCGTAGTATTCGACAACCTGCGCGGCGAATTGCACCTCATCGTGCTCGCGGAAGCCAACGGTTACTCGCAAGCCCAGCAACGCCTCGACGCACTCGAACGCCAATTGCAAGAAGCCCGCCGCCTCTACCAACCCGCCCCCAAAGCGACACAGGTGGAAGAAAGCGACTTCATTTCCGGCTTCACCGAAGACGGTTTCAAGCAAGCGGTGTTGGATGCCAAGGAGTACATCAAGGCGGGCGACATTATGCAAGTGGTGCTGTCGCAGCGCATGAGCATTCCGTTTGCCGCGCCACCGCTGGATTTGTACCGTGCCTTGCGCCGCCTCAACCCGTCGCCGTACATGTACTTCCTCAATCTGGGTGATTTCCACATCGTCGGTTCTTCGCCGGAAATTCTGGTGCGCCTCGAAGATGACGTGATTACCGTGCGCCCGATTGCCGGAACGCGCCGCCGTGGTGACACTGAACAGCGCGACAAGGAACTCGAAACCGAACTCCTCAACGACCCCAAAGAACTTGCCGAACACCTGATGTTGATCGACCTTGGGCGCAACGATGCCGGGCGCGTCAGCGAAATCGGCTCGGTCAAACTCACCGACAAAATGATCGTGGAACGCTATTCGCACGTCATGCACATCGTTTCCAACGTCACCGGCAAACTGCTGCCGGGGCTGGATGCGATGGACGTGTTACGCGCCACCTTCCCCGCAGGCACCGTCAGCGGTGCACCGAAAATCCGCGCGATGGAAATCATCGACGAACTCGAACCCGTCAAGCGCGGCGTGTATTCGGGCGCAGTCGGCTATCTGGCGTGGAACGGCAATATGGATACCGCGATTGCCATCCGCACCGCTGTGATCAAGGATGATGTACTGCACATCCAGGCAGGTGCAGGTATCGTATATGATTCCGTGCCGCAATCGGAATGGGACGAAACCATGAACAAAGGCCGTGCGGTGTTCCGCGCTGCCAGTGCTGCATTATCCGGCTTGAACGGCAAACATAAATAA
- a CDS encoding ABC transporter ATP-binding protein, with the protein MNNTAIQTINLVKTIPQAGRELQILRDVSLTIDSGQSVAITGLSGSGKSTLLGLLAGLDSPTSGSVVLFGQTLHGLNEDQRAALRLGRVGFVFQAFHLLEHLTALENVMLPLELGTQSGKEQLAVEALQQVGLGERLSHYPNQLSGGEQQRVALARAFVTRPELLFADEPTGNLDRATGNEISALLFALQEKFQTTLVLVTHDESLAARCQVHYRLEAGRLL; encoded by the coding sequence ATGAATAACACAGCCATTCAGACCATCAATTTGGTGAAAACTATCCCTCAAGCGGGGCGTGAATTGCAAATTCTCCGTGACGTAAGCCTGACGATTGACAGCGGGCAATCGGTGGCGATTACCGGTTTGTCGGGGTCGGGTAAAAGTACCTTGCTGGGTTTGCTGGCGGGATTGGATTCGCCTACCAGCGGTTCGGTGGTGTTATTTGGGCAAACGTTACACGGTTTGAACGAAGATCAGCGTGCGGCTTTGCGCTTGGGACGAGTAGGATTTGTGTTTCAGGCGTTTCATTTGCTGGAACATTTGACCGCGCTGGAGAATGTGATGTTGCCGTTGGAATTGGGGACGCAAAGCGGGAAGGAGCAATTGGCTGTGGAGGCGTTGCAGCAGGTGGGTTTGGGCGAACGTTTGAGTCATTACCCCAACCAGCTTTCGGGGGGCGAACAGCAGCGGGTGGCATTGGCGCGGGCGTTCGTGACGCGCCCGGAGTTGTTGTTTGCAGATGAGCCGACCGGCAATTTGGATCGGGCTACGGGTAATGAAATCAGTGCGTTGTTATTTGCCTTGCAGGAAAAATTTCAAACCACACTGGTGCTGGTGACACACGATGAGTCGCTGGCGGCGCGTTGCCAAGTGCATTACCGTTTGGAAGCGGGGCGTTTGTTATGA
- the rluD gene encoding 23S rRNA pseudouridine(1911/1915/1917) synthase RluD: MPLNQQFVSKVPPEMDGQRLDQVVASLYPQYSRSQLQKWIKGGHVSVDDKIIKPKERLTGGEEIIINAIQEPQTEFAPEDIPLDIVYEDAALMVLNKPVGLVVHPAAGNWSGTLVNALLHHNPQLEMLPRAGIVHRLDKDTSGLMVVAKTLEAHTSLVAALQIRDVSREYLALVHGNVVAGATIVANLGRHPQDRKRQAVVEGGKEAITHYRVEERFAHHTLLRVSLETGRTHQIRVHLSSKHMPIVGDQVYGGRPRVPRGATETERLAVQSFPRQALHATRLGLKHPVSGEAMQWEVAMPEDMATLLTVLRDEQP, from the coding sequence ATGCCCCTAAACCAACAGTTTGTCAGTAAAGTACCACCAGAAATGGATGGTCAGCGTCTCGATCAGGTTGTCGCCAGCCTGTATCCCCAGTATTCCCGTAGCCAGCTCCAAAAATGGATCAAAGGTGGTCACGTGAGCGTTGATGATAAAATCATTAAACCCAAGGAACGCTTAACCGGGGGCGAAGAGATCATAATCAATGCGATACAGGAACCGCAAACAGAATTCGCACCTGAAGACATTCCCCTCGATATTGTTTATGAAGATGCCGCGTTGATGGTACTCAATAAACCCGTTGGTCTGGTGGTACACCCGGCGGCAGGTAACTGGTCGGGAACCTTGGTCAATGCGTTATTGCATCACAATCCGCAATTGGAAATGTTGCCGCGTGCGGGAATTGTGCATCGTTTAGACAAAGACACCTCCGGCTTAATGGTGGTGGCAAAAACCTTGGAAGCTCACACTTCATTGGTAGCGGCCTTGCAAATCCGTGATGTGAGCCGCGAATACCTCGCGTTAGTACACGGCAATGTGGTTGCGGGTGCGACGATTGTGGCGAATTTAGGCAGACACCCCCAAGATCGCAAGCGTCAGGCCGTGGTCGAAGGCGGTAAAGAGGCGATTACCCATTATCGGGTGGAAGAGCGTTTTGCACACCACACCTTATTGAGGGTTTCGTTGGAAACTGGGCGTACCCATCAGATTCGGGTGCATTTAAGCTCAAAGCACATGCCGATTGTGGGTGATCAGGTTTATGGCGGACGACCGCGTGTGCCGCGCGGAGCTACCGAAACCGAACGCTTGGCAGTGCAAAGTTTCCCACGTCAGGCACTGCACGCCACCCGTTTGGGCTTGAAGCATCCGGTCAGTGGTGAAGCGATGCAGTGGGAAGTGGCGATGCCGGAAGACATGGCAACGCTGTTAACTGTATTGAGGGATGAGCAGCCATGA
- a CDS encoding arylesterase, with the protein MLRVLYLIFALSGFLPSATVVMAADAPTVLVWGDSLSAAYGIPVDKGWVNLLQEKLSDNYRVVNGSISGETSAGGLTRLPEALKTHQPAYLLLELGANDGLRGIDLPTMRSNLEAMLKLAQAANAKVILLGIQLPPNYGSTFTEKFAAIYTDLATQYNAPLVPFLLDGVADNWDLMQADGLHPTADAQPKVLENVWKVLETVLPAH; encoded by the coding sequence ATGTTGCGTGTACTTTACCTGATCTTTGCGTTAAGCGGCTTTTTACCGTCTGCGACTGTGGTTATGGCGGCTGACGCGCCGACCGTACTGGTGTGGGGCGACAGCTTGAGTGCCGCGTATGGCATTCCTGTCGACAAGGGCTGGGTCAATTTATTGCAAGAAAAACTCAGTGATAACTACCGCGTAGTTAATGGCAGTATCAGCGGGGAAACCTCAGCCGGTGGCCTGACACGTTTACCGGAGGCACTCAAAACCCACCAACCCGCCTACTTGCTGCTGGAACTCGGCGCGAATGACGGCTTACGTGGCATCGACTTACCCACCATGCGCAGCAATCTGGAAGCCATGCTTAAACTCGCGCAAGCCGCGAATGCCAAAGTGATTTTGCTCGGCATCCAATTGCCGCCCAATTACGGCAGCACTTTTACCGAAAAATTCGCCGCCATTTACACCGATCTCGCCACGCAATACAACGCGCCGCTCGTGCCTTTTTTGCTCGACGGCGTAGCGGATAACTGGGATTTAATGCAAGCCGACGGCTTACATCCCACCGCAGATGCGCAACCTAAAGTGCTGGAAAACGTCTGGAAGGTGTTGGAAACGGTACTGCCCGCTCACTGA
- the rpe gene encoding ribulose-phosphate 3-epimerase — MARQADFIAPSILSADFARLGEEVVNVLASGADIVHFDVMDNHYVPNLTIGPLVCEALRKHGVTAPIDVHLMVKPVDRIIPDFAKAGASYITFHPEASEHVDRTLQLIRNEGCKAGLVFNPATPLSILEYVMDKVDMILLMSVNPGFGGQSFIPATLGKLRQARKMIDDSGLDIRLEIDGGVKPGNIREIKEAGADAFVAGSAIFNVANKADPNHYNTVLAEFRKELAAAKI, encoded by the coding sequence ATGGCACGTCAAGCTGATTTCATCGCACCATCCATTTTGTCTGCTGACTTTGCCCGTCTGGGTGAAGAAGTGGTTAACGTTTTAGCTTCCGGTGCAGACATTGTGCATTTCGACGTAATGGATAACCATTATGTTCCTAACCTGACCATTGGCCCCTTGGTATGCGAAGCCCTGCGCAAGCACGGCGTGACTGCACCGATTGATGTGCATTTGATGGTTAAGCCGGTTGACCGCATCATCCCTGACTTCGCCAAAGCGGGCGCGTCTTACATCACCTTCCACCCGGAAGCATCTGAACACGTTGACCGCACCTTGCAATTGATCCGTAACGAGGGTTGCAAAGCGGGCTTGGTATTCAACCCTGCGACTCCACTTTCCATTCTGGAATACGTGATGGACAAGGTAGACATGATCCTGCTGATGTCGGTCAACCCAGGCTTTGGTGGTCAGAGCTTCATCCCTGCTACACTGGGTAAATTGCGTCAGGCACGTAAGATGATTGATGATTCCGGTCTGGATATTCGTCTGGAAATTGACGGTGGTGTCAAACCAGGCAATATCCGCGAAATCAAGGAAGCGGGTGCGGATGCATTCGTAGCCGGTTCTGCGATTTTCAACGTGGCGAATAAAGCTGACCCGAACCATTACAATACCGTTCTGGCTGAATTCCGCAAGGAATTGGCGGCGGCAAAAATCTAA
- a CDS encoding outer membrane beta-barrel protein — protein sequence MKKAWLLLLLASSACAENAAPTGDFMSGTKLYAGASIGTGQQGDTCNDPFFNGACDDADGAWKLFGGARFDPMFGAEVAYNQLGKTSKSGTSGGSAASMSNALSGISLSGVGYVPVTPEIEAFGKAGVVMWDRETTQTSAGTTTASKADGTSPLLGGGAQYRLNDNLHLRGEWEHMFNVGSDSAYETDADLYSVGLMYSTL from the coding sequence ATGAAAAAAGCATGGCTATTGCTGCTGCTTGCCAGCAGTGCCTGCGCGGAAAATGCCGCACCCACAGGCGACTTTATGAGCGGAACCAAACTGTACGCAGGGGCAAGTATAGGAACAGGGCAACAGGGTGACACCTGCAATGACCCTTTTTTCAATGGTGCTTGTGACGATGCGGATGGTGCTTGGAAGCTTTTCGGGGGTGCGCGTTTCGACCCTATGTTCGGTGCAGAAGTCGCTTACAACCAACTCGGTAAAACCAGTAAAAGCGGCACGAGTGGTGGCAGTGCCGCCAGTATGAGTAACGCTTTGAGCGGTATTAGCCTTAGCGGGGTTGGTTATGTGCCTGTCACGCCTGAAATTGAAGCTTTCGGTAAAGCCGGGGTTGTGATGTGGGATCGTGAAACCACACAAACCAGTGCAGGCACGACAACCGCCAGTAAAGCAGACGGCACTAGCCCATTGCTGGGTGGAGGAGCGCAATACCGCTTAAATGACAATTTGCACCTACGGGGTGAGTGGGAACACATGTTTAATGTCGGCTCGGACTCCGCCTATGAAACCGATGCTGATTTGTACTCGGTGGGTTTAATGTACTCGACTCTGTAA
- a CDS encoding DUF938 domain-containing protein encodes MKPFSDACEENKAPILSVLTPLLREACAVLEVGSGTGQHAVHFAAHLPHLVWYTSDRAMHHAGIQAWLDEAALPNVQPPLRLDVLSDPWPELLVDAVFSANTLHIMSWVAVQAFFAGVGKCLAAGGLCVLYGPFNYDGAYTSASNERFDQWLKQRDPLSGIRDVADLTQLAQQASMVLLHDIEMPVNNRVLVWQRQ; translated from the coding sequence ATGAAACCGTTTTCTGATGCTTGCGAAGAAAACAAAGCCCCGATTTTGAGTGTGCTTACGCCGTTATTGCGTGAAGCGTGTGCGGTATTGGAGGTGGGTAGCGGTACGGGGCAACACGCGGTGCATTTTGCCGCGCATCTGCCGCATTTGGTGTGGTATACCAGCGATAGGGCGATGCATCATGCGGGGATTCAAGCTTGGTTGGATGAGGCAGCATTGCCTAATGTGCAACCGCCGTTGCGCTTGGACGTATTGAGTGATCCTTGGCCTGAACTGTTGGTGGATGCAGTTTTTTCTGCCAATACCCTGCATATTATGTCGTGGGTGGCGGTGCAGGCATTTTTTGCAGGAGTGGGGAAATGTTTGGCGGCGGGTGGTTTGTGCGTGTTATACGGGCCGTTTAACTATGACGGTGCGTACACCAGTGCCAGCAATGAACGATTTGATCAGTGGTTAAAACAACGCGACCCGTTAAGCGGCATTCGCGATGTGGCTGATTTGACGCAACTCGCGCAGCAAGCGAGCATGGTGTTGCTGCACGATATTGAAATGCCTGTTAATAACCGGGTTTTGGTGTGGCAACGTCAGTGA
- a CDS encoding outer membrane beta-barrel protein: MKTHFSYALAGLMLLANTAEAGGGMEGFGVPSNMDFYGGGSVGTTSQDGACGSIANPTGCEDSDKGYKIFGGARLKPNTEPGALPSLGVEGGYINFGESSATGDLMNVRMGLSEDQGDITSNSELSGVYAAGVAFMPVAPKTEILAKAGVMRWSQKNTRQQTVIDAGVVDPLDERNISTSTSDSGFGGLLGVGAQYQMTDNLAVRGEYERGFGIGKDSNKTDPSLLSVGAVFSTY; this comes from the coding sequence ATGAAAACACACTTTTCCTACGCATTAGCAGGACTTATGCTATTGGCAAACACCGCTGAAGCGGGCGGCGGCATGGAAGGTTTCGGCGTTCCATCCAATATGGACTTTTACGGCGGTGGCAGCGTTGGCACGACTTCGCAAGATGGGGCGTGCGGGAGCATTGCCAATCCCACGGGTTGCGAAGATTCTGATAAGGGCTACAAAATTTTCGGGGGCGCACGCCTTAAACCCAATACCGAACCCGGTGCATTGCCTAGCCTTGGGGTCGAAGGTGGCTACATCAATTTCGGCGAAAGTAGTGCAACTGGCGATTTAATGAATGTACGAATGGGGCTTAGTGAAGATCAAGGCGATATTACTTCCAACAGTGAACTCAGCGGAGTTTACGCTGCGGGTGTTGCTTTCATGCCAGTTGCTCCAAAAACTGAAATTTTAGCTAAAGCAGGGGTAATGCGCTGGAGTCAAAAAAATACTCGCCAACAAACAGTTATTGATGCTGGTGTCGTTGATCCTTTGGATGAACGCAATATTTCGACCAGCACATCCGACAGCGGTTTCGGCGGTTTGCTCGGTGTAGGGGCACAGTATCAGATGACCGATAACTTAGCCGTGCGCGGTGAATACGAACGCGGCTTCGGTATCGGTAAAGATTCCAACAAAACCGACCCCAGTTTGCTGAGTGTTGGCGCGGTATTTTCCACCTATTAA
- a CDS encoding phosphoglycolate phosphatase — protein sequence MFKPKMVLIDVDGTLVDSVPDLTFCVDEMMKQLDMPVRGEAAVRQWVGNGVQRLTERALTNDLDGYPDADLFARAMPIFMELYAENTSKRSRLYDGVVEGLDFLQSCEGLKIGCVTNKAEQFTLPLLTDLGIVDRFEIIISGDTLPEKKPHPMPLLHAAEKLGVKPEDAVMIGDSKSDVKAARAAGFKIICMTYGYNHGEDIRNYSPDAVIDSMTELNNLINCA from the coding sequence ATGTTCAAACCAAAAATGGTGTTGATTGACGTGGATGGGACGCTGGTTGATAGCGTGCCTGACCTGACGTTTTGCGTCGATGAAATGATGAAGCAACTGGATATGCCAGTACGTGGCGAAGCGGCAGTGCGCCAGTGGGTTGGCAATGGTGTGCAACGTTTGACCGAACGCGCCTTGACCAACGATCTGGATGGCTACCCCGATGCAGATTTGTTTGCGCGTGCCATGCCGATTTTCATGGAACTGTACGCGGAAAACACCTCAAAGCGCAGCCGTTTGTACGATGGCGTGGTGGAAGGGTTGGATTTTCTGCAAAGCTGTGAAGGTTTGAAGATTGGTTGCGTCACCAATAAAGCAGAGCAATTCACCCTGCCCTTGCTGACTGATTTAGGTATTGTTGACCGCTTTGAAATTATTATTAGTGGTGACACGCTGCCTGAAAAGAAACCACATCCTATGCCATTGTTACACGCGGCAGAAAAACTGGGGGTGAAGCCGGAAGATGCGGTGATGATTGGCGATTCCAAGTCTGACGTAAAAGCAGCGCGGGCGGCGGGTTTCAAGATCATTTGTATGACATACGGCTATAATCATGGCGAAGATATTCGCAACTATTCGCCTGATGCTGTGATAGACTCCATGACCGAATTAAACAACCTGATCAACTGCGCATGA
- a CDS encoding outer membrane protein assembly factor BamD, translating into MSISTKRSKAGLYLAGILAVTGSFSGCSVFSQATSVFSQTEKDPTEGWSANKIYGTAKEALNGGDYERAITLYEALEARYPLGRFAQQAQLEKAYAYYKYDESDSALDEIDRFLRMNPSSKDADYALYLRGLVNFNRGSSIVDKVFPRSIADLDTVRQKESFQDFSHLLTRYPDSKYAPDARDRIQHLRNSLAAAEVNVANYYMMRGAWLAAFNRAEYAIKHYQGSPGVVDALEIKVKAAHKLGKPDLAADSLRVLEANFPQRAAALKLK; encoded by the coding sequence ATGTCGATAAGCACAAAAAGATCCAAAGCTGGACTCTATCTGGCAGGTATATTGGCTGTGACGGGTAGCTTCAGCGGTTGCTCGGTGTTCTCACAAGCCACTTCCGTCTTTTCGCAGACTGAAAAAGACCCCACTGAGGGTTGGTCTGCTAATAAGATTTACGGGACGGCGAAAGAAGCACTGAATGGCGGCGATTATGAACGCGCCATCACGCTCTACGAAGCCCTAGAAGCGCGTTACCCGCTCGGTCGCTTTGCCCAACAAGCACAGTTGGAAAAAGCTTACGCCTATTACAAATACGACGAATCGGATTCCGCACTCGATGAAATCGACCGCTTTTTGCGGATGAATCCGAGTAGTAAGGATGCCGATTACGCGCTGTATTTACGTGGTCTGGTCAATTTCAATCGTGGCAGCAGCATTGTAGACAAGGTATTCCCGCGTAGCATTGCGGATTTGGATACCGTGCGCCAAAAAGAGTCCTTCCAAGACTTTTCGCACCTGTTAACGCGCTACCCCGACAGCAAATACGCACCGGATGCACGTGACCGTATCCAACATTTGCGTAATAGCCTTGCCGCTGCGGAAGTCAATGTAGCCAATTACTACATGATGCGGGGCGCGTGGCTGGCTGCGTTTAACCGTGCAGAATACGCGATTAAACATTACCAAGGTTCACCGGGCGTAGTCGACGCACTGGAAATCAAGGTAAAAGCAGCTCATAAGTTAGGCAAGCCGGATTTAGCGGCTGATAGCTTGCGCGTGTTGGAAGCCAACTTCCCACAACGTGCCGCCGCGTTAAAGCTCAAGTAA